In Thermomicrobiales bacterium, one DNA window encodes the following:
- the lysW gene encoding lysine biosynthesis protein LysW, producing the protein MVECPECGAEFDAGTVEAGEIIVCPDCGVELEVLTTDPVTVGQAPEEGEDWGE; encoded by the coding sequence ATGGTCGAGTGCCCTGAATGCGGAGCGGAGTTCGATGCCGGAACGGTCGAAGCCGGCGAGATCATCGTTTGCCCGGATTGCGGTGTGGAACTCGAAGTGCTGACCACCGACCCGGTGACGGTCGGTCAGGCGCCTGAGGAAGGCGAAGACTGGGGCGAATAA